In the genome of Erinaceus europaeus chromosome 8, mEriEur2.1, whole genome shotgun sequence, one region contains:
- the LOC132539836 gene encoding secreted protein C-like, with the protein MLGGEGPAQDSAQISAQGPAQVSAQDSAQDSAQGSAQDSAQVSAQDSAQVSAQGLSSGLSSGLSSGLSSGSSSGLSSGLSSGFSLGLSSGLSSGLSSGLSSGLSSGLSSGLSSDLSSGSSSGSSSGLSSGLSSGLSSGLSSGSSSGLSSGLSSGLSSGPSSGLSSGLSSGLSSGLSSGFSLGLSSGLSSGLSSGLSSGLSSGLSSGPSSGPSSGSSSGPSSGSSSGVCSGPSSGSSSGSSSGLSSGLSSGPSSGSSSGLSSGLLSRLSTDLLAVAHLLLFTELEILVGNLVPMLRCSVTVL; encoded by the exons atgctggggggagag GGTCCAGCTCAGGACTCAGCTCAGATCTCAGCTCAGGGTCCAGCTCAGGTCTCAGCTCAGGACTCAGCTCAGGACTCAGCTCAGGGCTCAGCTCAGGACTCAGCTCAGGTCTCAGCTCAGGACTCAGCTCAGGTCTCAGCTCAGGGTCTCAGCTCAGGACTCAGCTCAGGACTCAGCTCAGGGCTCAGCTCAGGGTCCAGCTCAGGTCTCAGCTCAGGACTCAGCTCAGGATTCAGCTTAGGTCTCAGCTCAGGTCTCAGCTCAGGTCTCAGCTCAGGACTCAGCTCAGGTCTTAGCTCAGGTCTTAGCTCAGGACTCAGCTCAGATCTCAGCTCAGGGTCCAGCTCAGGGTCCAGCTCAGGACTCAGCTCAGGACTCAGCTCAGGTCTCAGCTCAGGACTCAGCTCAGGGTCCAGCTCAGGACTCAGCTCAGGTCTCAGCTCAGGACTCAGCTCAGGGCCCAGCTCAGGGCTCAGCTCAGGACTCAGCTCAGGACTCAGCTCAGGTCTCAGCTCAGGATTCAGCTTAGGTCTCAGCTCAGGTCTCAGCTCAGGTCTCAGCTCAGGACTCAGCTCAGGACTCAGCTCAGGTCTCAGCTCAGGGCCCAGCTCAGGGCCCAGCTCAGGGTCCAGCTCAGGGCCCAGCTCAGGGTCCAGCTCAGGTGTCTGCTCAGGGCCCAGCTCAGGGTCCAGCTCAGGGTCCAGCTCAGGTCTCAGCTCAGGACTCAGCTCAGGGCCCAGCTCAGGGTCCAGCTCAGGTCTTAGCTCAGGACTCCTCTCAAGGCTCAGCACGGATCTCTTAGCTGTGGCCCACCTGCTCCTTTTCACTGAATTGGAAATCCTGGTTGGGAATCTAGTGCCCATGTTGAGGTGTTCTGTAACAGTGTTATAA